Proteins encoded by one window of Bacillota bacterium:
- a CDS encoding MarR family transcriptional regulator, with amino-acid sequence MAENYARTIIGLLYLIPKKVERSSRFHFENVGLTFPQLTLLFLIQQYGPLRITELSRKLDLPNSTVSGIVDRLEKEGLVVRKRDDVDRRVVTVQLTENVDHIISDLQAKLEGFFQEVFEHVPEEDLLEIVRGLQKLNDIFDQYSTLAEEF; translated from the coding sequence ATGGCAGAAAACTACGCCCGTACAATTATTGGACTACTATATCTGATCCCGAAAAAGGTCGAAAGAAGCTCCCGCTTCCACTTCGAAAACGTGGGTCTGACCTTTCCCCAACTGACTTTGCTTTTCCTGATCCAACAATACGGCCCCTTGCGGATCACCGAGCTCAGTCGGAAATTGGATCTGCCCAACAGCACAGTTTCCGGGATCGTGGACCGGCTGGAAAAGGAAGGCTTGGTGGTGCGCAAGAGAGACGATGTGGATCGCCGGGTGGTGACGGTGCAGCTTACGGAAAATGTGGACCATATCATTTCAGATCTGCAAGCCAAACTGGAAGGCTTCTTTCAGGAGGTTTTTGAACACGTTCCCGAGGAGGACCTCTTGGAGATTGTCCGGGGGCTGCAGAAACTAAATGATATCTTCGATCAATACAGCACCCTTGCTGAAGAGTTTTAG
- a CDS encoding efflux RND transporter permease subunit, with amino-acid sequence MLPSFSIKRPYTVIIGVIIVLILGTVSLRNMTTDLLPNINLPFAVVVTTYPGASPEEIELMVSRPIEQAMLSLSNIKKVNSISSENLSLVILEFHATANMDSAMIEMRESLDMLKTFLPSDVQSPMIFKLNPSMMPVMVLSAALEDQPLSASSKFLNNVVIPELESIEGVAAVSATGLVEEEVHVVINQEKIEETIASIQRRLAASMRLPGLDPQALMQNIDPSQFALTEEMISGILMGQNFAMPAGYLLEGGQQYLVRVGDRLESIEDLERLPLLSLPIVGSITLSEVADIELRESSGTRYAKVNGHDSIVITIQKQTEYSTADVAKRVRERMKELMATHEGLQMATLMDQGYYVDLMVGSVTSNLLWGGLLAILVLLVFLRKIQPTLIVGLSIPISVLTTFVLMYFGKISLNIVSLGGLALGVGMLVDNSIVVIENIYRLRNEGKSAKEAALIGAQEISGAIAASTLTTIAVFIPILFLRGMTREIFADMALTIAFSLTASLVVALTLVPTVASRAMEKTVIKETTLFDRIKGRYAKIMAFCIDKKWVVLPLLLVLFVLSIVGAFRQGTELFPATDTGQLSIKLSLPTDTSFQEATLLADELVAKIMEIDDVETVGAMFGGSFLGMGLSTGSSTHTELSLYVLLKEERAKSTGQVAQIIRERTEDFPGEMTINDASMDLTALMGGTIVVNIKGRDFATLEQIARDVAELVSQVEGVVEVSDGIEKTAPELRVRVDKQKSIARGLTTAQVFLELNSYLGTSGAATTLSIGPNQYDVFVSDGRKDNRLTREQLLDLTITNPQGVEVRIGDIATIEEATGYKSISRENQQRYLSVTAGLAEGYNTGLVSEKIAKKLADYKVPEGYTVDMGGEYEMLTDSFRDLTLMLILAVILIYLVMVAQFQSLLAPFIVMFTIPLGFTGGFLGLALTGHPVSIVAFLGLIILSGVVVNNGIVFVDYINQLRSRGMEKRQAIIEAGVVRLRPVLMTAFTTILALSTLLFAAGTGTELIQPMAITAVSGLIYATVLTLILVPILYDLFHKDKKKAA; translated from the coding sequence ATGTTACCAAGTTTCAGTATCAAAAGACCCTATACGGTAATCATTGGTGTGATTATCGTTTTGATCTTGGGGACGGTCTCTTTACGTAATATGACTACCGACCTGTTGCCCAATATCAATCTGCCCTTCGCGGTGGTGGTGACGACCTACCCCGGGGCCAGCCCTGAGGAGATTGAATTGATGGTCTCTCGCCCCATCGAGCAGGCCATGCTTAGTCTAAGCAACATCAAGAAGGTGAACTCTATCTCCAGTGAAAACCTGTCCCTGGTAATCCTGGAGTTTCACGCTACCGCCAACATGGACTCTGCCATGATCGAAATGCGGGAAAGCCTAGACATGCTCAAAACCTTTTTACCCAGTGATGTGCAATCCCCCATGATCTTTAAGCTCAATCCCAGCATGATGCCGGTGATGGTCCTCTCCGCGGCATTGGAGGACCAACCCTTGAGCGCGTCCAGCAAGTTTTTGAACAATGTGGTTATACCCGAACTGGAGAGCATTGAGGGAGTGGCGGCGGTCTCTGCCACAGGGTTGGTGGAGGAAGAGGTCCATGTGGTGATCAACCAAGAGAAGATCGAGGAGACTATCGCGAGTATCCAAAGGAGACTGGCGGCATCCATGCGCCTGCCCGGACTGGATCCCCAAGCCTTAATGCAGAACATTGATCCCAGTCAGTTTGCCCTCACGGAGGAGATGATTTCCGGGATCCTCATGGGCCAGAACTTTGCCATGCCCGCCGGGTACCTATTAGAAGGTGGACAGCAGTACTTGGTGCGGGTAGGGGATCGCTTGGAAAGCATTGAGGATTTGGAACGTTTGCCCCTTCTGTCGCTACCCATCGTGGGTTCAATTACCCTCAGTGAGGTGGCAGATATCGAGCTTCGGGAAAGCTCCGGCACCCGGTACGCCAAGGTAAATGGCCACGATTCCATCGTCATTACCATTCAAAAGCAGACGGAGTACTCTACCGCCGACGTGGCCAAACGGGTTCGGGAACGGATGAAGGAACTGATGGCCACCCATGAAGGCCTGCAAATGGCCACCTTGATGGACCAGGGTTACTATGTGGATCTGATGGTGGGTTCGGTCACCTCCAACCTGTTGTGGGGCGGGCTTTTGGCCATCCTTGTATTGCTGGTCTTCCTGCGGAAGATTCAGCCCACCCTGATTGTGGGTCTATCTATCCCCATCAGCGTGCTGACTACCTTCGTATTAATGTACTTTGGTAAAATCAGCCTGAATATCGTTTCCCTCGGCGGCCTGGCCCTCGGTGTAGGCATGTTGGTGGACAACTCCATTGTGGTGATTGAAAACATCTACCGACTCCGGAACGAAGGTAAGAGTGCCAAGGAGGCAGCCCTCATCGGCGCCCAGGAGATTTCCGGTGCTATTGCCGCCTCCACTTTGACCACCATCGCGGTCTTCATCCCCATCCTTTTCCTGCGGGGCATGACCAGAGAAATCTTTGCGGATATGGCTTTGACTATCGCTTTCTCTCTTACCGCAAGCCTGGTGGTGGCATTGACCCTAGTACCCACAGTGGCTTCCCGAGCGATGGAGAAAACTGTGATTAAGGAAACAACCCTCTTTGACAGAATCAAAGGGCGGTACGCTAAGATCATGGCGTTTTGCATAGACAAAAAGTGGGTCGTCCTGCCCCTACTGTTAGTTTTGTTTGTGCTCAGTATAGTCGGGGCCTTCCGCCAAGGTACGGAACTGTTCCCCGCCACCGACACGGGGCAGCTGAGTATAAAGTTAAGCCTGCCCACCGACACCTCTTTCCAGGAAGCTACGCTCCTGGCCGATGAACTGGTGGCAAAGATTATGGAGATTGACGATGTGGAAACCGTCGGAGCCATGTTCGGTGGGTCCTTCTTGGGGATGGGCCTGTCGACGGGAAGCAGTACCCATACAGAGCTTTCGCTCTATGTATTGTTGAAGGAAGAGCGGGCCAAATCTACCGGCCAGGTGGCCCAAATCATTCGAGAACGAACCGAAGACTTTCCCGGGGAGATGACGATCAATGATGCCAGCATGGATCTTACGGCCCTGATGGGCGGCACCATTGTGGTCAATATTAAAGGCCGGGACTTTGCCACCTTGGAGCAGATTGCCAGGGACGTGGCGGAACTAGTCTCCCAGGTAGAGGGTGTGGTGGAGGTCTCCGATGGAATCGAAAAAACCGCACCGGAACTGCGGGTTCGGGTGGATAAGCAAAAGAGTATTGCCCGCGGGCTGACTACGGCCCAGGTTTTCCTGGAATTGAATAGTTACTTGGGTACCAGTGGTGCCGCGACCACCCTTTCCATCGGTCCAAACCAGTACGATGTCTTTGTCTCCGACGGTCGGAAAGACAATCGGCTTACCCGGGAGCAGCTGTTGGATCTGACGATCACCAATCCCCAGGGTGTTGAGGTGCGCATCGGAGACATTGCCACCATAGAAGAGGCTACGGGATATAAATCCATCAGCAGGGAAAACCAGCAGCGGTATCTATCGGTTACCGCCGGCCTGGCCGAAGGCTACAACACTGGTCTTGTCAGTGAAAAGATTGCTAAGAAGCTCGCGGACTACAAGGTTCCCGAGGGCTATACAGTTGATATGGGTGGCGAATATGAGATGCTCACCGACTCCTTCAGGGATCTCACTCTCATGTTGATCTTGGCGGTGATCCTGATCTACCTGGTGATGGTGGCCCAGTTCCAGTCCCTACTGGCACCCTTTATCGTCATGTTTACCATCCCCTTGGGCTTTACCGGGGGCTTTCTGGGACTAGCGCTTACGGGACACCCGGTGAGTATCGTGGCCTTCCTGGGCCTAATCATCCTCTCTGGTGTAGTAGTGAACAACGGGATCGTCTTCGTAGACTACATCAACCAACTTCGTAGTCGGGGGATGGAAAAAAGACAGGCTATCATCGAGGCCGGCGTGGTCAGACTGCGGCCGGTCTTAATGACGGCCTTCACCACTATCCTGGCCCTTTCTACCCTGTTGTTTGCTGCGGGTACGGGTACCGAGCTCATTCAGCCGATGGCCATTACGGCTGTAAGCGGTCTGATCTACGCTACGGTCCTCACCCTGATCCTGGTGCCCATCCTGTATGACCTCTTCCATAAAGACAAGAAGAAGGCAGCATAA
- a CDS encoding alpha-L-fucosidase yields MQWFTEARFGMFIHWGLYAIPARGEWVRSHERIPKEDYQPFFEEFNPTKYDPRQWAKLAKEAGQKYAVITTKHHDGFCLFDSQLTEYKATNTPAGRDLIREFVEAFRAEGLKVGFYYSLLDWYHDDYPAYGDRHHPMRENSAFKGRKHNFQRYIEYLHGQVRELLTNYGKIDILWFDFSYDQMQGETWEATRLVELCRSLQPHLIINSRLGGNIKAAQPESYAGDFATPEQIVPPHGIRNELGQPIPWEACVTMNRHWGYCARDREYKSAKTIVRALVECVSKNGNLLLNVGPDAWGVIPEQSVDVLKDVGRWMEKNGDSIYGCGASELPKPEWGRYTQKGNKLYAHILDLPIGPIPFAGLKGKIKKARLLADGSELKVQTPWNAVEFPDYAFIDLGTSQLPDELDTVIELELE; encoded by the coding sequence ATGCAGTGGTTTACTGAGGCAAGGTTTGGGATGTTTATCCACTGGGGACTATACGCGATCCCGGCCCGCGGAGAATGGGTGCGGAGCCACGAACGGATCCCTAAAGAAGATTACCAACCGTTTTTTGAGGAGTTCAATCCAACGAAGTATGATCCCAGGCAGTGGGCAAAGTTGGCGAAGGAGGCCGGACAGAAGTATGCGGTGATCACCACCAAGCACCATGACGGCTTTTGTCTTTTCGACAGTCAATTGACGGAGTATAAGGCTACCAATACCCCCGCAGGCAGGGACCTAATTCGTGAATTCGTCGAGGCCTTCCGGGCCGAGGGATTGAAGGTGGGCTTTTACTACTCTCTGTTGGATTGGTATCACGATGACTATCCCGCTTACGGAGACCGCCATCATCCTATGCGGGAGAATTCCGCTTTCAAGGGCCGGAAGCACAATTTCCAACGATACATCGAGTACCTTCATGGACAAGTGCGGGAACTCCTTACCAATTACGGGAAGATCGACATCCTGTGGTTCGATTTCTCCTATGACCAGATGCAGGGAGAAACCTGGGAAGCCACCAGACTGGTGGAGTTGTGTCGGTCCCTACAACCCCACCTGATTATTAACAGCCGCCTTGGCGGCAACATTAAGGCGGCACAACCGGAATCCTATGCCGGAGATTTCGCCACCCCCGAACAGATCGTACCGCCCCACGGGATCCGCAACGAACTGGGACAACCCATTCCTTGGGAAGCCTGTGTCACTATGAACCGGCACTGGGGATACTGCGCCAGGGATAGGGAGTACAAGTCGGCGAAGACAATCGTGCGGGCATTGGTGGAATGTGTCAGCAAGAACGGGAATCTGCTGTTAAACGTGGGGCCCGATGCCTGGGGAGTCATTCCCGAACAATCGGTAGATGTGCTCAAAGACGTGGGCCGGTGGATGGAGAAAAACGGTGACAGTATCTATGGGTGCGGGGCCAGTGAATTACCAAAACCCGAATGGGGCCGGTACACCCAAAAGGGGAATAAACTCTATGCCCATATCCTAGATTTACCGATCGGTCCCATTCCCTTCGCGGGACTAAAGGGTAAGATTAAGAAGGCGCGGCTCCTTGCAGACGGTTCCGAGCTTAAGGTGCAAACCCCGTGGAACGCGGTGGAGTTCCCCGATTACGCCTTTATTGACCTCGGCACCAGTCAGCTACCCGATGAATTGGACACGGTGATTGAACTGGAGTTGGAATAG